In Xanthomonas sp. SI, the following are encoded in one genomic region:
- a CDS encoding class I fructose-bisphosphate aldolase: MSIEQLAETAQAMVAPGKGIIAIDESTSTIAKRFASVGIENVEENRRAYRELLLTTPKLSDHISGAILYDETIRQKTKDGVPFPKYMAEHGIIPGIKVDKGTHPLAGMPGELITEGLDGLRARLEEYYKLGARFAKWRAVITIGEDIPSGVCIETNAHALARYAALCQEQGLVPMVEPEVLMDGNHDIETCYEVTEATLRSLFGALYEQNVVLEGTILKASMVIAGKDCDEQASVEEVAESTVMCLKSTVPAILPGIVFLSGGQTDEQSTAHLNAMNQIGTLPWPLSFSYGRAMQQAALKLWAQDMKGNFAKAQQVVYDRAKENGLAALGKWQD, translated from the coding sequence ATGAGCATCGAACAGCTTGCCGAAACCGCACAGGCGATGGTCGCCCCGGGCAAGGGCATCATCGCGATCGACGAATCCACCAGCACGATCGCCAAGCGCTTCGCCAGCGTCGGCATCGAGAATGTCGAGGAGAACCGCCGCGCGTATCGCGAGTTGCTGCTGACCACGCCGAAGCTGAGCGACCACATCTCCGGCGCGATCCTGTACGACGAGACCATCCGCCAGAAGACCAAGGACGGCGTGCCGTTCCCGAAGTACATGGCCGAGCACGGCATCATTCCCGGGATCAAGGTCGACAAGGGCACGCATCCGCTGGCGGGCATGCCTGGCGAGCTGATCACCGAAGGCCTGGACGGCCTGCGCGCGCGCTTGGAGGAGTACTACAAGCTCGGCGCGCGCTTCGCCAAGTGGCGTGCGGTGATCACCATCGGCGAGGACATCCCGTCGGGCGTGTGCATCGAGACCAACGCGCACGCGCTGGCGCGCTACGCGGCGCTGTGCCAGGAGCAGGGCCTGGTGCCGATGGTGGAGCCGGAAGTGCTGATGGACGGCAACCACGACATCGAGACCTGCTACGAAGTCACCGAAGCCACGCTGCGTTCGCTGTTCGGCGCGCTGTACGAGCAGAACGTGGTGCTGGAAGGCACCATCCTGAAGGCCTCGATGGTCATCGCCGGCAAGGACTGCGACGAGCAGGCCAGCGTCGAGGAAGTGGCCGAATCCACCGTGATGTGCCTGAAGAGCACGGTGCCGGCGATCCTGCCGGGCATCGTGTTCCTGTCCGGCGGGCAGACCGACGAGCAGTCCACCGCGCATCTCAATGCGATGAACCAGATCGGCACCCTGCCGTGGCCGCTGAGTTTCTCCTACGGCCGCGCGATGCAGCAGGCCGCGCTGAAGCTGTGGGCGCAGGACATGAAGGGCAACTTCGCCAAGGCGCAGCAGGTGGTCTACGACCGCGCCAAGGAAAACGGCCTGGCCGCGCTGGGCAAGTGGCAGGACTGA
- a CDS encoding sensor histidine kinase, whose product MPLTAAAEHLDASGYLQRLDDPQGRLDARQAAAASGWTPLPASLNAGFTANTVWLRVPLRVDSVASAGWMLRLSNAVIDDAQAYASVDGGAWQALGHSGENVRRHDWPVDYRSPVFQFAPSRPGDYVILLRLQSKNALVTRLDIWQRLPFDNQSRREGLQFGLYFGFYLLLICVHLLFWSVTRAPMSGLFVAYLGGCVLNEAMSIGLVQQVTGVPVEWSDRLLGISIACSLPVGFQIASRQLHLRALYPRFARWSIRFLCGVALVCAALVATGHYALGMQPVQMLALLGIAVLTALALRLLWKRYPPAALFALAFFPFYLGVMLGFLRNLGLVPVNAWTQYATTVGTMLHMTVMSFLVIGRYERRRRIRERRHANAAAELARRHGMQLEREVALRTAELHGEIRRRQRLEDELRASLQTERRVMQEQGEFVAMVSHEFRTPLAVIMTSAQQLARKLEGPIERNRARCGNIHGAAQRLLALVDEYLGADRMDATTAELRLQPCALRDLLDAVCRDFPPQRVVCAYESDDDSLVTDSGLLRVALRNLIANADRHSPPDEPIHIRVRGHGEALRVEIANAGDRIAAADRQRLFQKYYRGENARNTPGAGLGLYLVRRIAERLGGWVGLAGDAADAPVCFVLLLPRRPQAQIEPLPPAFDS is encoded by the coding sequence TTGCCGCTGACCGCCGCGGCCGAGCATCTGGATGCGAGCGGATACCTGCAGCGCCTGGACGATCCGCAAGGCCGGCTGGACGCCCGCCAGGCCGCGGCGGCGTCCGGCTGGACCCCGCTGCCCGCCAGCCTCAATGCCGGGTTCACCGCCAACACCGTGTGGCTGCGCGTTCCGTTGCGCGTGGACAGTGTAGCGTCCGCGGGCTGGATGCTGCGACTGAGCAATGCCGTCATCGACGATGCGCAGGCCTACGCCAGCGTCGACGGCGGCGCTTGGCAAGCGTTGGGCCATAGCGGCGAGAACGTCCGCCGCCACGATTGGCCGGTGGACTACCGCAGCCCGGTGTTCCAGTTCGCACCGTCGCGTCCCGGCGACTACGTGATCCTGCTGCGGCTGCAGAGCAAGAATGCGCTGGTCACCCGCCTCGATATCTGGCAACGGTTGCCGTTCGACAACCAGTCGCGGCGCGAGGGGCTGCAGTTCGGCCTGTACTTCGGCTTCTACCTGCTGCTGATCTGCGTGCATCTGCTGTTCTGGAGCGTGACGCGTGCGCCGATGAGCGGCCTGTTCGTCGCCTACCTCGGCGGCTGCGTGCTCAACGAGGCCATGTCGATCGGCCTGGTGCAGCAGGTGACGGGAGTGCCGGTGGAGTGGAGCGACCGCCTGTTGGGGATCAGCATCGCCTGCAGCCTGCCGGTGGGATTCCAGATCGCGAGCAGGCAGTTGCACCTGCGCGCCCTGTATCCGCGGTTCGCGCGCTGGTCGATCCGCTTCCTGTGCGGCGTCGCGCTGGTCTGCGCCGCGCTCGTCGCGACCGGGCACTACGCGCTGGGCATGCAGCCGGTGCAGATGCTGGCCTTGCTCGGCATCGCGGTACTGACGGCGCTGGCGCTGCGCTTGCTGTGGAAACGCTATCCGCCCGCGGCGTTGTTCGCGCTCGCGTTCTTCCCGTTCTATCTGGGGGTGATGCTCGGATTCCTGCGCAATCTGGGGCTGGTGCCGGTGAATGCATGGACCCAGTACGCCACCACCGTCGGCACCATGCTGCACATGACCGTGATGAGTTTTTTGGTCATTGGTCGCTACGAACGCCGGCGGCGCATCCGCGAGCGGCGCCACGCCAATGCCGCGGCGGAACTGGCGCGCAGGCACGGCATGCAGCTGGAACGCGAGGTCGCGTTGCGCACCGCCGAACTGCATGGCGAGATCCGCAGGCGGCAACGCCTGGAGGACGAACTGCGCGCCTCGTTGCAAACCGAACGCCGGGTGATGCAGGAGCAGGGCGAATTCGTGGCGATGGTGTCGCACGAGTTCCGCACGCCGCTGGCGGTCATCATGACCTCGGCGCAGCAACTGGCGCGCAAGCTGGAGGGACCGATAGAGCGCAACCGCGCGCGCTGCGGCAACATCCATGGCGCGGCGCAGCGGCTGCTGGCACTGGTGGACGAATACCTCGGCGCCGACCGCATGGACGCGACCACCGCGGAACTGCGGCTGCAGCCTTGCGCGCTGCGCGATCTGCTGGACGCGGTGTGTCGTGACTTCCCGCCGCAGCGCGTGGTCTGCGCATACGAGAGCGACGACGACAGCCTGGTCACCGACAGCGGACTGTTGCGCGTGGCCTTGCGCAACCTGATCGCCAATGCCGATCGCCATAGCCCGCCGGACGAGCCGATCCACATCCGCGTGCGCGGGCACGGCGAAGCGCTGCGGGTGGAGATCGCCAATGCGGGCGATCGCATCGCCGCCGCCGATCGGCAGCGGCTGTTCCAGAAATACTACCGGGGCGAGAACGCCAGGAATACGCCAGGCGCCGGACTCGGCCTGTACCTGGTGCGCAGGATCGCCGAGCGTCTCGGCGGTTGGGTGGGGCTGGCCGGGGACGCTGCGGACGCACCGGTGTGCTTCGTTCTGCTGCTGCCGCGGCGCCCGCAGGCGCAGATCGAGCCGCTACCGCCAGCGTTCGATTCCTGA
- a CDS encoding HAD-IA family hydrolase → MSANTLFFDLDGTLVDSEAGIVGSIRHAFAELGRPAPEPQQLRAWIGPPLRDSFNDYFPGDPPLVEQALSLYRERYDAQGWREHTVFPEIGAAVAALAAAGHRFAVVTSKNERFARRIVATLPFAAHFEEIVGASDDGQRRFKPDLIAEALRRLSLQPAQCVMIGDRRMDIEGANHHGMRSIGVLWGFGDAAELRQAGASALAQLPAQLPGLVA, encoded by the coding sequence GTGAGCGCGAATACCCTGTTCTTCGACCTGGACGGCACCCTGGTCGATTCGGAGGCCGGCATCGTCGGCAGCATCCGCCACGCGTTCGCCGAACTCGGGCGCCCGGCGCCCGAGCCGCAGCAACTGCGCGCCTGGATCGGGCCGCCGTTGCGCGACAGCTTCAACGACTACTTCCCCGGCGACCCGCCGCTGGTCGAGCAGGCGCTGTCGCTGTACCGCGAGCGCTACGACGCGCAGGGCTGGCGCGAGCACACCGTGTTCCCGGAGATCGGCGCGGCGGTCGCGGCATTGGCTGCGGCCGGCCATCGCTTCGCGGTGGTGACCTCGAAGAACGAGCGCTTCGCCCGGCGCATCGTCGCCACGCTGCCGTTCGCCGCGCATTTCGAGGAGATCGTCGGCGCCAGCGACGACGGCCAGCGCCGCTTCAAGCCGGACCTGATCGCCGAGGCCTTGCGGCGGCTGTCGCTGCAGCCGGCGCAGTGCGTGATGATCGGCGACCGGCGCATGGACATCGAGGGTGCCAACCACCACGGCATGCGCAGCATCGGCGTGCTGTGGGGCTTCGGCGACGCGGCGGAACTGCGCCAGGCCGGCGCCAGCGCGCTGGCGCAGTTGCCGGCGCAGTTGCCTGGCTTGGTTGCTTGA
- a CDS encoding response regulator transcription factor, with protein sequence MGEVILLEDEPVLREELGEFLEDLGYATTCAASVREFWQRFDPLRHGLAVIDVGLPDGSGLNLIGELRQGAQRLGIVVFSARNTSRDRVAGLDIGADHYLGKGADLDELAATLAALGRRLGLQNACWMLELGAARLNVPDAPSVPLSHQDLLVLKCLMSRAGESVGHREIAEALGANFLDHDRRRLDTQMYRLRRRVEEISGRPLPVKTLRNSGYRFHAPAALRP encoded by the coding sequence ATGGGCGAGGTGATCCTGCTTGAAGACGAGCCCGTGCTGCGCGAGGAGCTCGGCGAATTTCTCGAGGATCTCGGCTACGCCACGACGTGCGCGGCCAGCGTCAGGGAATTCTGGCAACGGTTCGATCCGCTGCGCCATGGCCTGGCGGTGATCGACGTCGGACTCCCCGACGGCAGCGGCCTGAACCTGATCGGCGAACTGCGGCAAGGCGCGCAACGGCTGGGCATCGTGGTGTTCAGCGCGCGCAACACCAGCCGCGATCGCGTCGCCGGCCTCGACATCGGCGCCGACCACTATCTGGGCAAAGGCGCCGACCTGGACGAACTGGCCGCGACCCTGGCTGCGCTCGGCCGGCGCCTGGGTCTGCAAAACGCCTGCTGGATGCTGGAGCTGGGTGCTGCACGCCTGAACGTGCCCGACGCGCCGTCGGTTCCGCTCTCGCACCAGGATCTGCTGGTGCTCAAGTGCCTGATGAGCCGCGCCGGCGAAAGCGTGGGCCACCGCGAAATCGCCGAGGCGCTGGGTGCGAACTTCCTCGACCACGATCGGCGCCGGCTGGACACGCAGATGTACCGGCTGCGGCGGCGGGTGGAGGAGATCAGCGGGCGGCCGCTGCCGGTGAAGACGCTGCGTAATAGCGGTTACCGGTTTCATGCGCCGGCTGCGTTGAGGCCTTGA
- the pyk gene encoding pyruvate kinase, whose translation MIERQRRTKILATLGPATDPPGVLEDLFRAGVNVVRLNFSHGDPSGQAKRAAEVRAAAQRVGSEVGILADLPGPKIRIERFAAGKVALKAGARFDLVADPNAPAGDEHQVGVSYLGLPNDVKPGDVLLLDDGLLQLQVVEVDGARIVNTVLNDGMLSDRKGLNKQGGGLSLGALTERDKELIGIVAKIGVDFIAVSFCRNAQDMHDARRIAREHGCEAALVSKIERTEAIENLSEIVEASDVVMVARGDLGVEIGDAELPGLQKKIIRESLAQNKVVITATQMLQSMVENPIPTRAEVLDVANAVIDGTDAVMLSAETAAGAYPVKAVQAMARICLGAERQFEMDTDFEAAQRNLERADQAIAMATMFLSEHIGLSGVVTLTESGGTPRFLSRFRSKMPIYAFTRHDGARRGMAMMRGVFPINFDSRGLTPREAARAAIRLLVEAERMGPGDRVVFTSGEHMETHGATNTLRLLEVGPDGRASGLGEL comes from the coding sequence ATGATCGAACGCCAGCGCCGCACCAAGATTCTCGCCACCCTCGGCCCGGCCACGGATCCGCCCGGCGTGCTCGAGGACCTGTTCCGCGCCGGCGTCAACGTCGTGCGTCTGAATTTCTCCCACGGCGACCCGTCCGGCCAGGCCAAGCGCGCCGCCGAAGTGCGCGCCGCCGCGCAGCGCGTGGGCAGCGAAGTGGGCATCCTCGCCGACCTGCCGGGGCCGAAGATCCGCATCGAGCGCTTCGCCGCCGGCAAGGTGGCGCTGAAGGCCGGCGCGCGCTTCGACCTGGTCGCCGACCCCAACGCGCCGGCCGGCGACGAGCACCAGGTCGGCGTCAGCTACCTGGGCCTGCCCAACGACGTCAAGCCGGGCGACGTGCTGCTGCTCGACGACGGCCTGCTGCAGTTGCAGGTGGTCGAGGTCGACGGCGCGCGCATCGTCAACACCGTGCTCAACGACGGCATGCTGTCCGACCGCAAGGGCCTGAACAAGCAGGGCGGCGGCCTGTCGCTGGGCGCGCTGACCGAGCGCGACAAGGAGCTGATCGGCATCGTCGCCAAGATCGGCGTGGATTTCATCGCGGTGTCGTTCTGCCGCAACGCGCAGGACATGCACGATGCGCGCCGCATCGCCCGCGAACACGGCTGCGAGGCCGCGTTGGTGTCCAAGATCGAGCGCACCGAGGCGATCGAGAACCTGAGCGAGATCGTCGAGGCCAGCGACGTGGTGATGGTCGCGCGCGGCGACCTGGGCGTGGAGATCGGCGATGCCGAACTGCCGGGCCTGCAGAAGAAGATCATTCGCGAGTCGCTGGCGCAGAACAAGGTGGTGATCACCGCCACGCAGATGCTGCAGTCGATGGTCGAGAACCCGATCCCGACCCGCGCCGAGGTGCTGGACGTAGCCAACGCGGTGATCGACGGCACCGACGCGGTGATGCTGTCGGCCGAGACCGCCGCCGGCGCCTACCCGGTCAAGGCGGTGCAGGCGATGGCGCGCATCTGCCTGGGCGCCGAGCGCCAGTTCGAGATGGACACCGACTTCGAGGCCGCGCAGCGCAACCTCGAGCGTGCCGACCAGGCGATCGCGATGGCGACGATGTTCCTGTCCGAGCACATCGGCCTGAGCGGCGTGGTCACCCTGACCGAATCCGGCGGCACCCCGCGCTTCCTGTCGCGGTTCCGTTCGAAGATGCCGATCTACGCGTTCACCCGCCACGACGGCGCGCGCCGCGGCATGGCGATGATGCGCGGCGTGTTCCCGATCAACTTCGACAGCCGCGGCCTGACCCCGCGCGAAGCGGCGCGTGCGGCGATCCGCCTGCTGGTCGAGGCCGAGCGCATGGGCCCCGGCGACCGCGTGGTGTTCACCAGTGGCGAGCACATGGAAACGCACGGTGCGACCAACACCCTGCGCCTGCTCGAAGTCGGCCCCGACGGCCGCGCCAGCGGCCTGGGCGAGCTGTAG